TCTTTAACGAGGATGTTTGAACCGAAACCAATTACAAGATATGGAATTTTTTTATTTTTACAGTATCTTACAAGTTTTTGTAATTCATCAATTGTTTTTGTTTCAACATAAAAATTACAGGGTCCACCGATACGGAATGTAGTATGCTTACTCAATGGCTCATTTTCAAGCACCTTGCCACTTACAATTTTTGATATTTCAGAACGGTTTATTTTCATTAAGCACCTTTAGAATTTCGTCCGTTTTTTTCCAGACATCACCAGCACCGAGTGTAATTACTATATCGCCATTTTTTATTTCGCCTGAAATTGTGTTGATATCGGTAAATTTTGCGGTGTCTTTTGTTTCATTTTTTTTTATAGAATTAATAATTGTCTGTGCAGAAATTCCCGGAACTGGTTTCTCGCTTGCAGCATAAATATCCAAAATTCTTATTACATCCGCATCAGTGAATGCACTGCCGAACTGGTCTTTTAATAATTGTGTTCTTGTGAACCTGTGGGGCTGAAATAATACAAATAATCTGTTTTGTGGATAAATCGATTTTATTGCAGAAAGTGTTGCTTTAATTTCCGTTGGATGATGTCCGTAATCGTCTATGAAAATAACATTTTTGTACTGACCCTTTTTTTCAAGACGACGGCTTACACCGTTGAAATCAAGTAATGCTTTGGCAATTTTAGAGAATTCAATTCCCAATTCCCAACCGCATACGATACTTGACAGCGCATTGAGAACATTATGCAGTCCTGGTATTTTTAATTCTATATTTCCTAAAAATTTACCGCGCTCTAAAACTTCAAATTTACTACCGGTCTGTGTTGCCTTAACATTTGCTGCTTTAAAATCTGCAGTATCATTGAACCCGTAAGTGTAGTATTTTCTTGTAATTTTAGGAATTATACTATTCAGATTTTCATCATCATTACATAAAATCGCACAACCATAGAACGGAATTTTATTTATAAATTCAATAAACGAACTTTTGATATTTTCAAGAGTTCCGTAATAGTCAAGATGGTCGTTATCAATGTTTGTAACAATTGCGAAAGTTGGAAAAAGTTTTAAGAACGAGCCATCGGATTCGTCTGCTTCAGCAACGAGATATTCGCCTTTTCCAAGTTTTGCACCGGTACCAAAATTGTTAAATCTACCGCCAATAACAACCGTAGGGTCAAAATTATTATCCGCCAGAATCAAAGAGACCATAGAAGTCGTAGTTGTTTTCCCATGACAGCCGGCAATCGCGATAGAGTATTTCATTCGCATAAG
This DNA window, taken from Elusimicrobiota bacterium, encodes the following:
- the murC gene encoding UDP-N-acetylmuramate--L-alanine ligase, producing the protein MFRKKFKNIHFIGIGGSGMSGIAEVLLNLGFYISGSDLKETDVTRRLQKLGAKICIGHKTENVKNSQIDVVVTSTAVTKDNPEVISALLQKIPVIPRAEMLAELMRMKYSIAIAGCHGKTTTTSMVSLILADNNFDPTVVIGGRFNNFGTGAKLGKGEYLVAEADESDGSFLKLFPTFAIVTNIDNDHLDYYGTLENIKSSFIEFINKIPFYGCAILCNDDENLNSIIPKITRKYYTYGFNDTADFKAANVKATQTGSKFEVLERGKFLGNIELKIPGLHNVLNALSSIVCGWELGIEFSKIAKALLDFNGVSRRLEKKGQYKNVIFIDDYGHHPTEIKATLSAIKSIYPQNRLFVLFQPHRFTRTQLLKDQFGSAFTDADVIRILDIYAASEKPVPGISAQTIINSIKKNETKDTAKFTDINTISGEIKNGDIVITLGAGDVWKKTDEILKVLNENKPF